In Phocoena phocoena chromosome 3, mPhoPho1.1, whole genome shotgun sequence, a single window of DNA contains:
- the LOC136121402 gene encoding small integral membrane protein 20-like, protein MTPNLRTTLIFGGFISLIGAAFYPIYFRPLMRLEEYQKEQAINRAGIVQEDVQPPGLKVWSDPFGRK, encoded by the coding sequence ATGACCCCGAACCTGCGCACCACGCTCATTTTCGGCGGCTTCATCTCCCTGATCGGCGCCGCCTTCTACCCCATCTACTTCCGGCCCCTAATGCGGCTGGAGGAATACCAGAAGGAACAAGCCATAAATCGAGCTGGTATTGTCCAAGAAGACGTGCAGCCACCAGGGTTAAAAGTGTGGTCGGATCCATTTGGCAGGAAATGA